Proteins encoded in a region of the Streptomyces sp. NBC_00258 genome:
- a CDS encoding Tat pathway signal sequence domain protein produces MVGRRGPVFSRRSLIGAGVGVGAAVFAGAGSGVAHAAGSSAQRRGHGFLAAAMDGYPDHGSVRLTQSYSDQAGLFSTAFTYDNALAVLAHLATRTADGRARAVVLGDALLYAQEHDPVYDDGRLRQAYNVGPYTFFDGSLQPDGFVRADGTANVGTQFGFTGTAVGDMAWAAIALSALARRTGARRFLDGAVRIGAWIERIGRTDEPLGGYKFGVNGANEKLPFTSTEHNTDLVCLFGRLALLTGDRVWRERRARAEAFVKKMWEPAGGFFYTGTNDGVTVNKSPIPEDTQTWTHLALGSRSESHSYSRSYSRALDWAAAELAVLDHADRRNSTVPAGQTYEGVTFSSASLVANEDAPIAEFQPKPDRNGVWFEGTAHLALALRDRNGRGDEASARRLLTSIERAQDLLGAGQTVGGRALPERSGVVSASSPLDTGFGFGYYPYRHAGATAWYLLAATRTNPLRA; encoded by the coding sequence ATGGTCGGCAGGCGCGGTCCGGTGTTCAGTCGTCGTTCGCTCATTGGTGCCGGAGTCGGTGTCGGTGCCGCGGTGTTCGCCGGAGCCGGCTCCGGGGTGGCGCACGCCGCCGGGAGTTCCGCTCAGCGGCGTGGGCACGGCTTTCTGGCTGCTGCGATGGATGGTTATCCGGATCATGGGAGTGTTCGTCTGACGCAGAGTTACAGCGATCAGGCGGGGCTCTTCAGCACGGCGTTCACGTATGACAACGCTCTGGCCGTCCTGGCGCATTTGGCGACCCGTACCGCCGACGGGCGGGCCAGGGCCGTGGTGCTCGGTGATGCGTTGCTCTACGCCCAGGAACATGACCCGGTGTACGACGACGGCAGGTTGCGGCAGGCCTACAACGTCGGGCCGTACACCTTTTTCGACGGGTCGCTGCAGCCGGACGGCTTCGTGCGGGCCGACGGCACCGCCAACGTGGGTACGCAGTTCGGGTTCACGGGTACGGCCGTGGGTGACATGGCCTGGGCGGCTATCGCGCTGAGTGCCCTCGCCCGGCGGACCGGGGCCCGCCGTTTTCTCGACGGTGCCGTGCGGATCGGCGCGTGGATCGAGCGGATCGGGCGCACCGACGAACCGCTCGGGGGCTACAAGTTCGGGGTCAACGGGGCCAACGAGAAGTTGCCCTTCACCTCCACCGAGCACAACACCGATCTGGTCTGTCTGTTCGGACGGCTCGCTCTGCTCACGGGCGACCGGGTGTGGCGGGAGCGGCGCGCGCGGGCCGAGGCCTTCGTCAAGAAGATGTGGGAGCCGGCCGGGGGCTTCTTCTACACCGGCACCAATGACGGGGTGACGGTCAACAAGTCCCCGATCCCCGAGGACACCCAGACCTGGACCCATCTCGCCCTCGGCTCCCGGTCGGAGTCCCATTCGTACTCCCGCTCGTACTCACGGGCGTTGGACTGGGCGGCGGCCGAGCTGGCCGTGCTCGACCACGCCGACCGGCGGAACAGCACGGTGCCCGCGGGGCAGACGTACGAAGGGGTCACCTTCAGCTCCGCCAGTCTGGTGGCGAACGAGGACGCCCCGATCGCCGAGTTCCAGCCCAAGCCCGACCGCAACGGTGTGTGGTTCGAGGGGACCGCTCATCTCGCGCTCGCTCTGCGGGACCGGAACGGGCGTGGTGACGAGGCGAGTGCCCGTCGGCTGCTCACCTCCATCGAGCGGGCTCAGGATCTGCTCGGCGCCGGGCAGACCGTCGGCGGCCGTGCGCTTCCAGAGCGTTCCGGTGTCGTCTCGGCGAGCAGCCCGCTCGACACCGGGTTCGGCTTCGGCTACTACCCGTACCGTCACGCCGGGGCGACCGCGTGGTACCTGCTGGCGGCCACGCGCACCAATCCGCTACGGGCATGA